The genomic region agtccattgtacacattgtacaaatagtccattaaAATTTTAAGGGTCAAAATAGATCTGACTTCAAATTTCAACTGCAAAATTGAGTATTAACTCATACAAGCTCCCTAAGTCTGGCAAATTTGATTCCATATTTCACGCAGTACAGCCTCAACTGTTTTTGCGGAGTACGTAACTTCTATCAACTAACTTTGCTTCAATTAGATACATTTCTGTCAACATCTTCAGCCTCCTAAGTCATTGAATTGTCTTCGAAGAATATTATTGTATGTGCAGTTGAGAAAGATGCCATAGATTGAGGGGGTTCTGTGTGTTTACAAAGGTTGTATTAGGAAATGAATGTGTAAATAATACAGTTGCATGTGTACCAAGTGTAACTATCCACAATAGTACTACACAAATCCATACTAAGCACAAGCATCCTCCATCGTCGGGAAGCATAGACTAGCCATGATTTGCAGATACACTAGCAAGGAACCAATTATTCTCAGTTGATTTACTTTCTCCAAAAAATAGTTTGTTATTTTCTAGGAACTCATCCTTCCAAATCCCACATCCAACAAATCAAATCCTCCTTTGATGCGCCATACTATCCGGAGCTTATGCATGAGAGCCGTGTAGCCATAATACTTATCCAGCACCTTGATCACGATGGCTTCTTTATAAGGTTCAGCTAGACAGCTCTTTGCCTCCTTGGTAAAACTGACACTTGGTGGACGAGAAAGTTAATCTTTTTAAAGAACGGTTATCTTCCTTagcttatttttttcaaaacgcATTAACATTTGCTCTTTTTTGAAAGGTATATTAAAACTAGGAACAACAACACTTCTCAAATCAGCGACTACCCACCTCATCTTTATCCGTTCGGTTTAGATTATACGTGTCTCTAAGTCTACCTGTCTcggtatatatataattttaatataaaataattagtaaaataattaataatattttatcatatttaaatattatataNNNNNNNNNNNNNNNNNNNNNNNNNNNNNNNNNNNNNNNNNNNNNNNNNNNNNNNNNNNNNNNNNNNNNNNNNNNNNNNNNNNNNNNNNNNNNNNNNNNNNNNNNNNNNNNNNNNNNNNNNNNNNNNNNNNNNNNNNNNNNNNNNNNNNNNNNNNNNNNNNNNNNNNNNNNNNNNNNNNNNNNNNNNNNNNNNNNNNNNNNNNNNNNNNNNNNNNNNNNNNNNNNNNGAtaatggttttataaattttaaaatttaactttGTTTGTTAAGTGGATGAATAGTTACAGGTAGCGTTTGAAAAAAAGAATTAGTTATTAGTATAACCATAAACTTTTTAATTGACATGTACTATTGGGGGGTAAAAAAATTAAGCTTCAAAGACATTTATATGGTTTGGTTGTGTTTTTAGTAAAAATACTCCCGAACTCATGAagcgaaaatagaaaaatattccCTCACAGTAATATACTAATATCCTTCAGACTATGCAAATAACAACCAAGTCCTCAAAACTGAACAGGAAAGTTATCTTTCCAAAGAATACAGAATATGATATTCAATTTCTAGACTTTCTCTTAGCATCAGGCTATTGTACAATggggaattttttttgttttaatagtaAACAAGGTATACTACTTATGTACCTTGTTTTCAAATGGGTGAGAGTGGTGTGAACAAATTAAATGAATTGAAAGCTAAAATAACAATGATGTGGGGAACATATGACGTGGGAGGCTAATATATAGAACAAGACTGACCTTATCTCTTCTAAGACATTTGATCATCATTCTAGCATGGCACTGTATTTGACACAGCCAAAGCCATAATGGAGAAAGAATAGTTCTCCGTAACTTATCATTATTACTCATGTAGCTTACAGTTCCGAAGATAGGGATGATCATACTTCACATATTTGGACCAGTAAGACCTATACTTTGTCATGGCAATCTCCAACCATGGTTTCATGTTGCCATTGTAGTGTACAACTGCTGCACTATCAATCTCGGATCGATCTACGCTTGGATTATAACCCAAACCAAGAACGTGCCATGATTTATTTAGCGGATGCGTGAGACCATAGAATGTCATTAGCCCCGGGGGTAATGTACCCAGCTTCCACAGCACCCTGTCTTCATTCTAGAATCAGACACAAAAAGGAAATGGTCAGTAAGGTTTTCTTTTGTGGTCATCTATTGGTGTGAGAATAGATTACATGTGTAACATAAACCAAAGCTGCGTTCAACTGCTCACCATATTCTGCCACTTGTGATATATGCCAGTGATATCCTTCTTTTTCCACTCCTTCAGATCAAATATGTTCATTCCATATGCCCAGCCACAAGCATTCGGATCAAAATTTCTTGCAATATGTGGATTTGAAAAGTTCAGATACTTGTCAAATCGGTGAAAGCTCGCACCACATGTTTCGACTGCACCGTTTACTTTACCTTGGAGATTCACAGCCCACAAACCAGTCAAATCCTTCTGGACAACGATGTCATCATCGAGAAAAAGGATCTTATCCAACTTTGGATAAACTTGTGGAAGGTAGAATCTCAGATGGTTGAGCATTGACAGATATTTGGGGTTTCTGTACTTCAGATTTGAAGCACCAGAAGAAAGTGTGTTCGGATGGCCTGCCTTAAAATAATACTCTCTCATTGTTGCAGATTCTAGCTGCCGCAGGACTGGGCAGTAGGATGAGTTCAACCACTTAAATTCATCGACATTTTCAACATGAATTGTAGCTTTTCCAGGTGGGTTCAACAGAAACCACATGTTCATGGCTCCAAAATTTAGTTTGTCAGTAACaagatgaaaaacatgctttgaAGGATCCTGCAATGTTGAAAATAAATCATGAAACAATAGATGGTGTGCATAAACAATACATGGATATCCTATTGGCTATTTTGAGGCACAAAATATTTATTAAAGGAAATAATGCACGTGACAAAAACTGTCATGGTAAAAGGATATTTGCGCTGACACCTTAGCATTCGTAATAGTTGAGTTGACAACAACAGATGCAGCCAAGACATTGTCTGAAAACAGTGCATAATGATAAAGACTGGGATCCTCCAAGTTCTCACTCCCAGGGAACTTTCTCTTTTCCGGTGGAAGAAGGTAGTAATCTATGGTAAGACGCATAGATAAGCAATGGATTCCGTTAGGTATCGTCTTTGCAGCCAACTGACTGAGAAATGTACTCTGTTTCTTAAAGCTCCGAACATGCTCATCGGCTGTTTGTAGCATTGCCCTTAGTTTCCCAGATACCAATTTGCAGTCATACAATTGTTCTCTTGCTTTTGACAGGACTTGACCCATAGCCTTTATCTTTTCATGTGCACTAGAGATAATCAAACAAAAATTAGTTAAATAAGTAAATTCAGCCGATGGCATAGAAAGACAGGAACATATGTAATTTTGATGACATTACACATGGCCAAACTACCTGCGATTTAGATCAGCATCAGAAGTAGCATCGCCTAAAGCACGTTTACTCTCTTTTAGCCGAGTTTGCAGTTCTTGGAAAAGTTCAAGCTTGTTCTTCATCTTTGCAATACTTAAATATACCCTAGCCATAATGTTTTGGTCCCGCATCAACCGAACAGTAGAATCAGCATTTTCATACTCAACTTCTTTCCTCCAAATGCTGTATTTACCTAGAACAGCTGACTCAACAGATTTTGAGCGTTCAATAGCTGAATTTTCAAGTTTTGCGATTAATTCATCGTTCAATTTTACCAACTCAGCAGCACGCCTCTCCCGCCTTTTCCCTATTAATTGCTGCAGAAAATGTGCATAACGTCAAAAATTATTtcattcttcttttgttttttgtgGGGAGGAaaattcaaaatcattatcttcaAACAAAACAGCTTTTATTTTCTAGCAGTACAAGAACAAGTTTCATTGTCCAGAAGAGTACCACCAATGAGTTAAATTTTAGGGTAAACTGACAAATGACAGAATGAAACTTACTAAAGATATTTATACCATAATCCAGGACCAAATTATAAAgttataacataagtaaatgtaTTCTGAAAACATAATTTCTAGCTAGATGAATGTTACATTAAGACAGAAAAATTCGTTTGCCATTTATCATAAAAGAAACCAAAATGTCGCTAGAATGCATACCCACAGTGGAAAGTTAGCAACCAAAGGTGTAAGCAATAAAGCAAACAAGCTATTGAAGAAGACCTAACAATACAACGTTAAAAGAATGATGCTCACCCTTCTGGCTTGTTGCGTAGGACTATCAATCCATCGAGTACGACCATCTACATTCATAACATACAATTAATAAAACATACTAATTGGACAGAAAACTAAGCTACAATATAGAGTATAGACAGATCATATGACAAAGTATGATACCAGCTGAAGATTTTCCATCCTTCAGCTTTGGTTTCTCTTGTCTGTCATCTGTTTTGGGCTGGTTTTGAGTTtaacaaataaaacaaaatattgaaaatttagAAGCAAtatgataataaattaataataatgttCCACCGTAGAATACAGCTATTTAATGTTCTTGAAGAAACAATCTTCCAAACCTCATTTGTGGCATTTGAAGTCTCCAACTCCACGACTCTCCAAGAGGCAGACATATTATTTTTTCTGAAATTATCAAGACTCAAAGGCCCTGTATCATTCGTGCTGGATACGATAACATCAAGAACCTAAATATAACATTTATTAGAAAACCAAGAAGTACTATTCTGTGGAAAACAAGATATgcaaaatatagatcaagataaGCTGCGCTTGCCTCTTTTGGAAAAAAtgatttaagattctgcaatgcTTGCCATCCTCTCCATGTGACAACCTGTGGCAATCAACAAGTTCTTTAGGCAAACAAATAAAACCAGCAAGAACATGTATCAAGTATCAGTACTTAGTTATATAGACTGTAAAGCAAAAAACACAATACCTGATTACTTGGAACTGCTGAAAAATCATCTTGATCTGCAAAACGCATATAAAGTAATTAGCCAAACTGAAATTCATAAATATGTTGTGGATAGAATTAGATCCATAGAGATGTTAATCAAAACATTGTTTTCTCATTTTGGTTTATTGAATCAAATTTGGGAAAGGGAGCAGGATGGTAAATGAAGTACATCTCCAGTTTCAGTCAGGTACATTCCATCGCATTTCAGTTCTCACAATTTAACAGTGTCTAACAAAATATAAGCATTAACAGATCCTATTGTCAAATATCAATACTGAATCATGTGATCAACAAGAGTTCAAAGATAAAATGCTTTGACTCTGATTTCATCATTACCCTCATTCTATTACTCACAGATATTGCCAAAGCAAAAACCATCAACGTGTGACGGCAAAATTGCTTCTTGTCAGCAAGCAATCATGTTGCACCAATATAAATACAAATACACATAGCCCTATATTAAATACACGCTATCATTAACCAGAAACAAACAAAATTCCATGAATAACACCAACACATTATCATCAACTAGAAACTAACAAAAATTCCATTAATATCAACAACATCTTCCACAGTCCCAACTCCCTGATACAAATATGACAGACTAACCGAATCAAGAAATAGATCATGTATCCCCTTAAGTggcattaaaaaaataataataagtttCTCCAAACGGGGCAGTGCAACTCAGAGTCAAAGCAGTGACATCATGCTAGTGACACTGCACAACTTAGTCAAGGTCACTAGCTTCCTAAACTAGTCAAATTCATTCAACCCatttttcatcacataaacttgcCCATCACCACTTTCCACAGCCATAAGGATCCATTTTCCCACCACATCAATGAATTGAAACCAAGTATATTAAGTTACAATGCCAAACTACCCCTTCAGAAACTTCTCTCCTGTTTGGCACTTGCCCTTCTAACTTAGGAGTTAGAACTGCATCCTACAACTACGGCAAAAACCACACACTTCCTAATCAAACAGACCGTAGAAACACTAAAATACCTAAAGTGATAACTTAGTAGTAATCaattactaattaattaattaattaattacttaaaccacaaacactaattTGGCTTTTCTTACTTAAAACAGAACACTTCCTAGTCAAACAAACAGCATAGAAACTGTAATCTTACATAAATAGTAAATTAATAAGTTAATAGTTATAAATAATTCACGAACACTAAATTGAGTAATTAACCACTTCTAACTCCCACAAATTTTTTCCACTTTCACATTTCCGAGATCTGCAAATTCACCAGAGAGAGAGGAACTGACCCGCAGCGTAGAGGCCTCTTCCGAGGAAGAAAATCATCGGAGCCATAACACAGAGAATCACGAACGCCAAAACAGGAAAATGCGATGACGATGACGAAGATGATGACGACAACTTGCCGCTGCTGCTTCTGCTCCTTGAGAACGAAATCCCTCTCTTTGGCGCCATTGCTTATCACAATagaaactaaagaaaaaaaatggaacgCTCTggaaaacaaaatagtaaaagGCAAAATTGGAAAGTGTGAGAACTAAGAAAGCAGCTTTTAGAGCGAGAAagtagagagaaagaagaagaagaagaatcgaaCTTGGATCTGGTTGGAGAGTGAGCTTTCTGAGTAAGGGAACAATGCTAGTCGAAATCCATTGACAACAATAGTGAAGTAAGTAATTGCAAAACCACAATGTgagactcagagagagagagagagagaatcaatGCGCTGATTCCGTACGAAAAGATGAAGAGAGGTTTAGAAAGAGAGAGGAAGCACGGGCAACGACGATGGTAAGTGGTAACTTTCGTTTCTTCTCTCTCTTGAGTCTTGATGTTCGTTCACTTTGGTTTTTTCCGTTACTGTGTTGTCACTGTTGTGTGGAGTTGGGTTTTCTTCACGCTGTTTTCTATCGTTTTCCTTTGTATTCTACTATTCTTGGCTAGCAAAAGGATTAATTAACTACAATATAGGGATAAAGCCATAATGCAATATTATTATTTGTCGGTGCTTCGCAATCA from Arachis ipaensis cultivar K30076 chromosome B02, Araip1.1, whole genome shotgun sequence harbors:
- the LOC107626024 gene encoding polygalacturonate 4-alpha-galacturonosyltransferase isoform X1, with product MAPKRGISFSRSRSSSGKLSSSSSSSSSHFPVLAFVILCVMAPMIFFLGRGLYAADQDDFSAVPSNQVVTWRGWQALQNLKSFFPKEVLDVIVSSTNDTGPLSLDNFRKNNMSASWRVVELETSNATNEPKTDDRQEKPKLKDGKSSADGRTRWIDSPTQQARRQLIGKRRERRAAELVKLNDELIAKLENSAIERSKSVESAVLGKYSIWRKEVEYENADSTVRLMRDQNIMARVYLSIAKMKNKLELFQELQTRLKESKRALGDATSDADLNRSAHEKIKAMGQVLSKAREQLYDCKLVSGKLRAMLQTADEHVRSFKKQSTFLSQLAAKTIPNGIHCLSMRLTIDYYLLPPEKRKFPGSENLEDPSLYHYALFSDNVLAASVVVNSTITNAKDPSKHVFHLVTDKLNFGAMNMWFLLNPPGKATIHVENVDEFKWLNSSYCPVLRQLESATMREYYFKAGHPNTLSSGASNLKYRNPKYLSMLNHLRFYLPQVYPKLDKILFLDDDIVVQKDLTGLWAVNLQGKVNGAVETCGASFHRFDKYLNFSNPHIARNFDPNACGWAYGMNIFDLKEWKKKDITGIYHKWQNMNEDRVLWKLGTLPPGLMTFYGLTHPLNKSWHVLGLGYNPSVDRSEIDSAAVVHYNGNMKPWLEIAMTKYRSYWSKYVKYDHPYLRNCKLHE
- the LOC107626024 gene encoding polygalacturonate 4-alpha-galacturonosyltransferase isoform X2 — encoded protein: MAPKRGISFSRSRSSSGKLSSSSSSSSSHFPVLAFVILCVMAPMIFFLGRGLYAADQDDFSAVPSNQVVTWRGWQALQNLKSFFPKEVLDVIVSSTNDTGPLSLDNFRKNNMSASWRVVELETSNATNEPKTDDRQEKPKLKDGKSSDGRTRWIDSPTQQARRQLIGKRRERRAAELVKLNDELIAKLENSAIERSKSVESAVLGKYSIWRKEVEYENADSTVRLMRDQNIMARVYLSIAKMKNKLELFQELQTRLKESKRALGDATSDADLNRSAHEKIKAMGQVLSKAREQLYDCKLVSGKLRAMLQTADEHVRSFKKQSTFLSQLAAKTIPNGIHCLSMRLTIDYYLLPPEKRKFPGSENLEDPSLYHYALFSDNVLAASVVVNSTITNAKDPSKHVFHLVTDKLNFGAMNMWFLLNPPGKATIHVENVDEFKWLNSSYCPVLRQLESATMREYYFKAGHPNTLSSGASNLKYRNPKYLSMLNHLRFYLPQVYPKLDKILFLDDDIVVQKDLTGLWAVNLQGKVNGAVETCGASFHRFDKYLNFSNPHIARNFDPNACGWAYGMNIFDLKEWKKKDITGIYHKWQNMNEDRVLWKLGTLPPGLMTFYGLTHPLNKSWHVLGLGYNPSVDRSEIDSAAVVHYNGNMKPWLEIAMTKYRSYWSKYVKYDHPYLRNCKLHE